From a region of the Corallococcus coralloides DSM 2259 genome:
- a CDS encoding ABC transporter permease, protein MGERTRQVLPSVLSVLLALAVCWLLIAITRDADTATRAYLQMLWGGVGNWPAFLDGGSTTTVVRPLGEAAMKAALLTLTGLSVAVAFKVGLFNIGAQGQMIWGALAAALVGAHVSLPGVLHVPLALAAAAVAGAAWASIAGVLKLKRGVHEVISTIMLNWVAVSLVDNWLVIGPLRAVAEGASSITGTAEILPSAQLPRLLGDSSRLNLGFPLALAAAFGVWVWLTRTRSGYETRAVGLTPEAARAAGIPTLWRAGGAMALAGALAGLAGAVLVLGTEGRYPGSLGAPYGFDGIAIALIGNNHPLGAALSAIVFGILRAGGTRMQLLGVHKSFPELIQGFALLFVAGRMVWLALLARRQKRAQARAQGPAQAGVEVPRV, encoded by the coding sequence ATGGGTGAGCGGACGCGGCAGGTGCTGCCGTCGGTGCTCTCCGTGCTGCTGGCGCTCGCGGTGTGCTGGCTGCTCATCGCCATCACGCGCGACGCGGACACCGCCACGCGCGCCTATCTCCAGATGCTCTGGGGCGGCGTGGGCAACTGGCCCGCCTTCCTGGACGGCGGCAGCACCACCACCGTGGTGCGCCCCCTGGGCGAGGCCGCGATGAAGGCCGCGCTGCTCACCCTCACCGGCCTGTCCGTGGCGGTGGCCTTCAAGGTGGGCCTGTTCAACATTGGCGCGCAGGGGCAGATGATCTGGGGCGCGCTGGCCGCGGCGCTCGTGGGCGCGCATGTGTCGCTGCCCGGCGTGCTGCACGTCCCGCTGGCCCTCGCGGCGGCGGCGGTGGCGGGCGCGGCGTGGGCGAGCATCGCGGGCGTGCTGAAGCTCAAGCGCGGCGTGCACGAGGTCATCTCCACCATCATGCTCAACTGGGTGGCGGTGAGCCTGGTGGACAACTGGCTCGTCATCGGGCCGCTGCGCGCCGTGGCGGAGGGCGCGTCGTCCATCACCGGCACCGCCGAAATCCTCCCTTCCGCGCAGCTGCCCCGGCTCCTGGGTGACAGCTCGCGCCTCAACCTGGGCTTCCCGCTGGCGCTCGCCGCGGCGTTCGGTGTCTGGGTGTGGCTGACCCGCACGCGCTCCGGCTACGAGACGCGCGCCGTGGGCCTCACCCCGGAAGCGGCCCGGGCCGCGGGCATCCCCACGCTGTGGCGCGCGGGCGGGGCCATGGCGCTCGCGGGCGCGCTGGCGGGCCTCGCGGGCGCGGTGCTGGTGCTGGGCACGGAGGGCCGCTACCCGGGCTCGCTGGGCGCCCCGTACGGCTTCGACGGCATCGCCATCGCGCTCATCGGCAACAACCACCCGCTGGGCGCGGCGCTGTCCGCGATCGTCTTCGGCATCCTGCGCGCGGGCGGCACGCGCATGCAGCTGCTGGGCGTGCACAAGAGCTTCCCGGAGCTCATCCAGGGCTTCGCGCTGCTCTTCGTCGCGGGCCGCATGGTGTGGCTGGCCTTGCTCGCGCGGCGCCAGAAGCGGGCCCAGGCCCGGGCCCAGGGTCCAGCCCAGGCTGGAGTGGAGGTGCCCCGTGTTTGA
- a CDS encoding ABC transporter permease: MFEVLHSLLFSTLDAAPALVFAALGAMLSERAGVVSVGVEGMMRTGAFCAAVAALVMPTPLAVGVGMAAGAGIAAVHGFLSIRWRSDQVVSGMALNLVAMAGGTYLLESFFGPNGTPSITQLSRWNIPGLSHVPLLGALSGHAAPTYLALTLPFVFHLLLSRTPLGLRLRAVGDKPHAVATLGLSVPALRWGAVLGGGMMAGLGGAVLSTTVLDRFEQHTPSGLGFMALAAMVFGRWTPLGAFAAALFFAAGNALRIGLASSAPWLLDLVPQGFLLALPYLLTLLVLALQGQRGHAPAALGVPFEQESR, encoded by the coding sequence GTGTTTGAGGTGCTCCACTCGCTCCTCTTCTCCACCCTGGACGCGGCCCCCGCCCTGGTGTTCGCCGCGCTGGGCGCCATGCTCTCCGAGCGCGCCGGCGTGGTGAGCGTGGGCGTGGAGGGCATGATGCGCACCGGCGCCTTCTGCGCGGCCGTGGCGGCGCTCGTGATGCCCACGCCGCTCGCGGTGGGGGTGGGCATGGCCGCGGGCGCGGGCATCGCCGCGGTGCATGGCTTCCTCAGCATCCGCTGGCGGTCGGATCAGGTCGTCTCCGGCATGGCCCTCAACCTGGTGGCCATGGCCGGCGGCACCTACCTGCTGGAGTCGTTCTTCGGCCCCAACGGCACGCCCTCCATCACCCAGCTGTCGCGCTGGAACATCCCGGGCCTGTCCCACGTCCCGCTGCTGGGCGCGCTGTCCGGCCACGCGGCGCCCACGTACCTGGCGCTCACCCTGCCCTTCGTCTTCCACCTGCTCCTGTCGCGCACGCCGCTGGGCCTGCGCCTGCGCGCCGTGGGCGACAAGCCGCACGCGGTGGCCACGCTGGGCCTGTCCGTGCCCGCCCTGCGCTGGGGCGCGGTGCTGGGCGGCGGGATGATGGCGGGCCTGGGCGGCGCGGTGCTGTCCACCACCGTCCTGGACCGCTTCGAACAGCACACGCCCTCGGGACTGGGCTTCATGGCCCTGGCCGCCATGGTGTTCGGCCGCTGGACGCCCCTGGGCGCCTTCGCCGCCGCGCTCTTCTTCGCCGCCGGCAACGCGCTGAGGATCGGCCTGGCCTCCAGCGCTCCCTGGCTCCTCGACCTGGTTCCCCAGGGCTTCCTGCTCGCCCTGCCCTACCTGTTGACCCTCCTCGTCCTGGCGCTCCAGGGCCAGCGCGGCCACGCCCCCGCCGCGCTGGGAGTTCCGTTCGAGCAGGAATCCCGCTGA
- a CDS encoding sensor histidine kinase yields MQTTATGSTSPQRPRVIAVDVESGGIERVRSILTPAGYDVLPASGTTAALEAVSRHSADLVLLDVERARTVGLAAYRRLREELSPPQFPILMLTPSADRQTRREVLEAGVDDLLTTEPLDPLELKVRVHTLLELKAHREQGGLQEVLQDPRTRWVRMERLARVGTLAADLATQMDQLGVGLQRALEHVRARAAQGLPPDSEELLKLGVAGEQMRLHGQHLLSLGPTGPKDIQRFDLREVVPEVVSRLRAAGRLGRADVRAVLPEDPIAVVFNRRQVEQVVAELVCNAVDAVEDVKDRPRVVQVGVELPDMFGEFGPQLFVKDTGIGIFEDELQAIFSPYYTTKAPEKSVGLGLTVARTLVESMGGKLTVKSRVNLGSTFTVELPEQTSSW; encoded by the coding sequence ATGCAGACGACGGCAACAGGCTCGACGTCACCCCAGCGCCCGCGGGTCATCGCGGTCGACGTGGAGTCCGGCGGCATCGAGCGGGTGCGCTCCATCCTGACGCCGGCGGGCTACGACGTGCTGCCCGCCAGCGGGACGACCGCCGCGCTGGAGGCGGTGTCGCGCCACTCCGCGGACCTGGTGCTGCTGGACGTGGAGCGGGCCCGCACGGTGGGTCTGGCCGCGTACCGGCGCCTTCGCGAGGAGCTCTCCCCGCCGCAGTTCCCCATCCTCATGCTCACGCCTTCCGCGGACCGCCAGACGCGCCGCGAGGTGTTGGAGGCAGGTGTGGACGACTTGCTGACGACTGAACCGCTGGACCCGCTGGAGCTGAAGGTGCGCGTCCACACCCTGCTGGAGCTCAAGGCGCACCGCGAGCAGGGCGGCCTCCAGGAAGTGCTCCAGGACCCGCGCACGCGCTGGGTGCGCATGGAGCGGCTGGCCCGCGTGGGCACGCTGGCCGCGGACCTGGCCACGCAGATGGATCAGCTGGGCGTGGGCCTGCAGCGGGCGCTGGAGCACGTGCGCGCCCGCGCCGCCCAGGGGCTGCCGCCGGACTCGGAGGAGCTGCTCAAGCTGGGCGTGGCGGGCGAGCAGATGCGCCTGCACGGCCAGCACCTGCTGTCCCTGGGCCCCACGGGCCCCAAGGACATCCAGCGCTTCGATTTGCGGGAGGTGGTGCCGGAGGTGGTGTCGCGCCTGCGCGCCGCCGGGCGCCTGGGCCGCGCGGACGTGCGCGCGGTGCTGCCGGAGGACCCCATCGCCGTCGTGTTCAACCGCCGTCAGGTGGAGCAGGTGGTGGCGGAGCTGGTCTGCAACGCAGTGGACGCCGTGGAGGACGTGAAGGACCGTCCGCGCGTGGTGCAGGTGGGCGTGGAGCTGCCGGACATGTTCGGCGAGTTCGGCCCCCAGCTCTTCGTGAAGGACACCGGCATCGGCATCTTCGAGGACGAGCTGCAGGCCATCTTCTCGCCGTACTACACGACCAAGGCCCCGGAGAAGAGCGTGGGCCTGGGCCTCACGGTGGCGCGCACCCTGGTGGAGAGCATGGGCGGCAAGCTGACCGTGAAGAGCCGCGTCAACCTGGGCAGCACCTTCACGGTGGAGCTGCCCGAGCAGACGTCGTCCTGGTAG
- a CDS encoding phospho-sugar mutase, with the protein MDTTGLRERAEAWRKADPDPETQAELANVLAKSDWAELADRFAQDLEFGTAGLRGVLGAGPNRMNRAVVRRTTAGLARYLKATVPDVTTRGVVVGRDARRLSRELAEDTAAVFVAEGIPAHVFPEPVPTPVTAFAVLHLNAAAAVMVTASHNPPEYNGYKVYWGNGAQIVPPQDVGIADAIAKVEPANEVPLLTPAEGRAKGLWRDLPEDVGHAYLRAILDLRLYRKGSDTLSIVYTAMHGVGGAWAALALKEAGFPRVTPVAEQQQPDGRFPTVRFPNPEEPGAMDLSLATAERVKADLVLANDPDADRLAVMARDASGKLRLLTGNEVGVLLGHYVLTQGTKRARPHVVTTIVSSTQLGEIARGLDAAYDEVLTGFKWIANRALERTAKEGTQFVFGYEEALGYTVGTATRDKDGVGAALVVADMAAWCEARGVTVLGYLEEIQRRFGLHVGAQRNVTLPGAAGAQTIRAIMQAFRASPPANIGGFPVTAVRDYQKGEGGLPPSNVVAFALEGGGRVTLRPSGTEPKIKYYFEHKETPAPGEPLPQARQRAEAKLAALIDAFLSLARDRGQPA; encoded by the coding sequence ATGGACACGACCGGACTCAGGGAGCGGGCGGAGGCCTGGCGCAAGGCGGATCCGGATCCGGAGACCCAGGCGGAGCTGGCCAATGTGCTCGCGAAGTCGGACTGGGCGGAACTGGCGGACCGCTTCGCGCAGGACCTGGAGTTCGGCACCGCCGGCCTGCGCGGCGTGCTGGGCGCCGGCCCCAACCGGATGAACCGCGCCGTCGTGCGCCGCACCACCGCGGGCCTGGCGCGCTACCTCAAGGCCACCGTGCCGGACGTCACCACGCGCGGCGTGGTGGTGGGCCGTGACGCTCGCCGGCTGAGCCGCGAGCTGGCGGAGGACACCGCCGCCGTGTTCGTCGCGGAGGGCATCCCCGCGCACGTCTTCCCGGAGCCGGTGCCCACGCCCGTCACCGCGTTCGCCGTGCTGCACCTCAACGCCGCCGCCGCGGTGATGGTGACCGCCAGCCACAACCCGCCCGAGTACAACGGCTACAAGGTCTACTGGGGCAACGGCGCCCAGATTGTCCCGCCGCAGGACGTGGGCATCGCGGACGCCATCGCGAAGGTGGAGCCCGCCAACGAAGTGCCGCTGCTCACGCCCGCGGAAGGCCGCGCGAAGGGGCTGTGGCGCGACCTGCCGGAGGACGTGGGCCACGCGTACCTGCGCGCCATCCTGGACCTGCGCCTGTACCGCAAGGGCAGTGACACGCTGTCCATCGTCTACACCGCCATGCACGGCGTGGGCGGCGCGTGGGCGGCGCTCGCGCTCAAGGAGGCGGGCTTCCCGCGCGTGACGCCGGTGGCCGAGCAGCAGCAGCCCGACGGACGCTTCCCCACCGTGCGCTTCCCCAACCCCGAAGAGCCGGGCGCCATGGACCTGTCGCTCGCCACGGCGGAGCGCGTGAAGGCGGACCTGGTGCTCGCCAACGACCCGGACGCGGACCGGCTGGCGGTGATGGCGCGGGATGCCTCCGGGAAGCTGCGCCTGCTCACCGGCAATGAAGTCGGCGTGCTGCTGGGCCACTACGTCCTCACGCAGGGGACGAAGCGCGCACGCCCGCATGTCGTCACCACCATCGTGTCCTCCACGCAGTTGGGCGAAATCGCGCGCGGGCTGGACGCCGCGTACGACGAGGTGCTCACCGGCTTCAAGTGGATCGCCAACCGCGCCCTGGAGCGCACGGCGAAGGAAGGCACGCAGTTCGTCTTCGGCTATGAGGAGGCGCTCGGCTACACCGTGGGCACCGCCACGCGCGACAAGGACGGCGTGGGCGCGGCCCTGGTGGTCGCGGACATGGCCGCGTGGTGCGAGGCGCGCGGCGTGACGGTGCTGGGCTACCTGGAGGAGATCCAGCGCCGCTTCGGCCTGCACGTGGGCGCCCAGCGCAACGTGACGCTCCCGGGCGCCGCCGGCGCGCAGACCATCCGCGCCATCATGCAGGCCTTCCGTGCGTCGCCGCCCGCGAACATCGGCGGGTTCCCGGTGACGGCCGTGCGCGACTACCAGAAGGGCGAGGGCGGCCTGCCTCCGTCCAACGTCGTCGCGTTCGCGCTGGAGGGCGGCGGCCGCGTCACCCTGCGCCCCTCCGGCACCGAGCCGAAGATCAAATACTACTTCGAGCACAAGGAGACGCCCGCCCCCGGCGAGCCGCTCCCCCAGGCCCGGCAGCGCGCCGAGGCGAAGCTGGCCGCCCTCATCGACGCGTTCCTGTCCCTGGCCCGTGATCGAGGCCAGCCGGCCTGA
- a CDS encoding TraR/DksA family transcriptional regulator yields the protein MTPKQREDFLQQLLALHAELTGKAPMRIEPNRTDEARVGGDEDEQPLNEMMQTIASSRNRNTDGTLARVVKALGKLREDPDSFGECEECGDEIPMGRLKAMPYAEFCVACQNNKDGPKGPVRRKHLTDYKG from the coding sequence GTGACCCCGAAGCAGCGAGAGGACTTCCTGCAGCAGTTGCTCGCGCTCCACGCGGAGCTGACCGGCAAGGCGCCCATGCGCATCGAGCCCAACCGCACCGACGAGGCGCGCGTGGGCGGTGACGAGGACGAGCAGCCCCTCAACGAGATGATGCAGACCATCGCCTCCAGCCGGAACCGCAACACGGACGGCACGCTGGCGCGCGTGGTGAAGGCGCTGGGCAAGCTGCGCGAGGACCCGGACTCCTTCGGCGAGTGCGAGGAGTGCGGCGACGAGATTCCCATGGGCCGCCTCAAGGCCATGCCCTACGCGGAGTTCTGCGTCGCGTGCCAGAACAACAAGGACGGCCCCAAGGGGCCGGTGCGCCGCAAGCACCTCACCGACTACAAGGGCTGA
- the deoC gene encoding deoxyribose-phosphate aldolase, whose translation MPSDAEAFFTVLEELVDQARHRLHAWKLQQEAVPPAPAAVLNPEAPRPPGVKTATARVDPATLVKASDLAPYIDHTLLKPEARTEDIVRVAEEARQYGFATVCVNSCHVATAARVLAGSTAVPIAVVGFPLGAALSSAKAFEAREAIRAGAREIDMVLNLGALKAHDYQRVHQDIAAVVEASHPIPVKVILETGHLTDEEKVVACALSKAAGAAFVKTSTGFGPGGATVKDIELMRAVVGDDVGVKASGGVRSAEDAVKLIRAGANRLGASASVAIVTGQISTAQY comes from the coding sequence ATGCCGTCCGACGCCGAAGCCTTCTTCACCGTCCTGGAAGAGCTGGTCGACCAGGCCCGTCATCGTCTGCATGCCTGGAAGCTCCAGCAGGAGGCGGTGCCGCCCGCGCCCGCCGCCGTCCTGAACCCGGAAGCCCCTCGCCCGCCCGGCGTGAAGACCGCCACCGCGCGCGTGGACCCGGCCACCCTCGTGAAGGCCTCGGACCTGGCCCCGTACATCGACCACACGCTGCTCAAGCCAGAAGCGCGCACCGAGGACATCGTGCGCGTGGCCGAGGAGGCCCGTCAGTACGGCTTCGCCACCGTGTGCGTGAACAGCTGCCATGTGGCCACCGCCGCGCGCGTGCTGGCCGGCTCGACCGCCGTGCCCATCGCCGTGGTGGGCTTCCCCCTGGGCGCCGCGCTGTCGTCCGCGAAGGCATTCGAGGCGCGCGAGGCCATCCGCGCGGGCGCGCGTGAAATCGACATGGTGCTCAACCTGGGCGCGCTCAAGGCGCACGACTACCAGCGCGTGCACCAGGACATCGCCGCGGTGGTGGAGGCGAGCCACCCCATCCCCGTGAAGGTCATCCTGGAGACGGGCCACCTCACGGACGAGGAGAAGGTCGTCGCGTGCGCGCTGTCCAAGGCCGCGGGCGCCGCGTTCGTGAAGACGTCCACCGGGTTCGGGCCCGGCGGCGCCACGGTGAAGGACATCGAGCTGATGCGCGCGGTGGTGGGCGACGACGTGGGCGTGAAGGCCTCCGGCGGCGTGCGGTCCGCCGAGGACGCCGTGAAGCTCATCCGCGCGGGCGCCAACCGCCTGGGCGCTTCCGCGTCCGTGGCCATCGTCACCGGGCAGATCTCCACCGCGCAGTACTGA
- a CDS encoding ComEC/Rec2 family competence protein, whose amino-acid sequence MKVFARLLALLVLFLAAVPVHAAAPAPAALPSPAPGRLSVYFLDVGQGDAALIVSPTGKTVLIDGGPPEAGTRLAARLRELVKGPLDLVILTHPHLDHLGGLRAAVKAVGARRFMDPGFDHSSEAYRDLLDFVGREVGQVMSPEPNPNAPQTLLTVGLGEGVALTVLWPRVPQEAFLANTRSDANANSIVTKLTYGKTAFLFTGDSEPPTEELLVRKPVDLTATVLKVAHHGGKHSSTAAFLERVKPQAAVISCGVGNDYGHPSPEVLGRLGDVSARTFRTDQDGEVMAVSDGTTVTLRSTKGTASATSLSGTQQAGGPVALGPIEPTPHGRAGRSTEKEPAPTAPTSASEDTGVRYVSLKGSKVFHRENCKTLKRSKNERTVYTSRADALRERRPAEDCHP is encoded by the coding sequence GTGAAGGTCTTCGCGCGGCTGCTCGCACTCCTTGTCCTCTTCCTCGCAGCGGTGCCGGTCCATGCCGCGGCACCTGCTCCCGCGGCCCTCCCCTCCCCCGCCCCGGGCCGGCTCTCGGTCTACTTCCTCGACGTGGGCCAGGGGGACGCGGCGCTCATCGTGTCGCCCACGGGCAAGACGGTGCTCATCGACGGCGGGCCTCCGGAGGCCGGCACGCGGCTGGCGGCGCGGCTGCGCGAGCTGGTGAAGGGCCCGCTGGACCTGGTCATCCTCACCCACCCGCACCTGGACCACCTGGGCGGGCTGCGCGCGGCGGTGAAGGCGGTGGGCGCCAGGCGCTTCATGGACCCCGGCTTCGACCACTCGAGCGAGGCGTACCGCGACCTGCTGGACTTCGTGGGCCGCGAGGTGGGCCAGGTGATGAGCCCGGAGCCCAACCCCAACGCGCCCCAGACGCTGCTCACCGTGGGCCTGGGCGAAGGCGTGGCGCTCACCGTGCTCTGGCCGCGCGTGCCCCAGGAGGCGTTCCTCGCGAACACACGCTCGGACGCGAACGCGAACTCCATCGTCACCAAGCTCACCTACGGGAAGACGGCGTTCCTCTTCACGGGGGACTCGGAGCCGCCCACGGAGGAGTTGCTGGTGCGCAAGCCCGTGGACCTCACCGCCACGGTGCTGAAGGTGGCGCACCACGGAGGCAAGCACTCCTCCACCGCGGCCTTCCTGGAGCGCGTGAAGCCGCAGGCGGCGGTCATCTCCTGCGGCGTGGGCAACGACTACGGCCACCCCAGCCCGGAGGTCCTGGGCCGCCTGGGCGACGTGAGCGCCCGCACCTTCCGCACCGACCAGGACGGCGAGGTGATGGCGGTGAGCGACGGCACGACCGTGACGCTGCGTTCGACGAAGGGCACCGCCAGCGCCACCAGCCTGTCCGGCACGCAGCAGGCGGGAGGCCCGGTGGCGCTCGGCCCCATCGAACCCACGCCGCACGGCCGCGCGGGCCGCTCCACGGAGAAGGAACCGGCGCCCACGGCGCCCACGAGCGCGTCCGAAGACACGGGCGTGCGCTACGTGTCGCTCAAGGGCAGCAAGGTGTTCCACCGCGAGAACTGCAAGACCCTGAAGCGCTCGAAGAACGAGCGCACCGTCTACACAAGCCGCGCCGACGCCCTGCGTGAGCGCCGCCCCGCCGAGGATTGTCATCCATGA
- a CDS encoding ComEC/Rec2 family competence protein, translated as MKARIALGVGLLLASLACQQQPSAPPAQKPPEKSRYFGGAPDGKLHVYFFDVGAGDAALIVTPKGNTVLVDSGPASAESHLVNRLPELLRRELDLVVLTQPDPKHHGALEAVLKRVGARRLMEPQLPDTSKAYDALLTAVGSRGVQILSPAPPSSAPKELVRLTLEDGVNLTVLWPRAPAEPLLNEAPDAEGRNAANSIVLRLTYADTSVVFAGGARGETEARLLERGLLSSATLLKVASPGVEGANSQAYLEELRPQAAVISGDDSLGKSPKVKELLARLRGVDARAFRTDVNGEVHAVSDGKQFELSLQRPTPGEPGGTRRVFPGLDPRPALVRTAKPAPVVKPAPTEPPPAIRTEPARVAEAPRDSKARVSNVTDVDDLPVARKGTRTVEAPPKAVRSSSSASMTGSYMASKNKRIFHKSTCRSVRLIKDENLLTWSTRDAALKSGREPAGDCHP; from the coding sequence ATGAAGGCCCGCATCGCGTTGGGAGTGGGGCTGCTGCTCGCCTCCCTGGCCTGTCAGCAGCAGCCATCCGCGCCGCCCGCGCAGAAGCCCCCGGAGAAGTCGCGCTACTTCGGTGGCGCGCCGGACGGGAAGCTCCACGTGTACTTCTTCGACGTGGGCGCGGGGGATGCCGCGCTCATCGTCACGCCGAAGGGCAACACGGTGCTGGTGGACTCCGGGCCCGCGTCCGCCGAGTCGCACCTGGTGAACCGGCTGCCGGAGCTGCTGCGCCGGGAGCTGGACCTGGTGGTCCTCACCCAGCCGGATCCGAAGCACCACGGCGCGCTGGAGGCGGTGCTCAAGCGCGTGGGCGCGCGGCGGTTGATGGAGCCGCAGCTGCCCGACACGTCCAAGGCCTACGACGCGCTGCTGACGGCGGTGGGCTCGCGAGGGGTGCAGATCCTCTCGCCCGCGCCGCCGTCGTCCGCGCCCAAGGAGCTGGTCCGGCTGACGCTGGAGGATGGGGTGAACCTCACGGTGCTCTGGCCCCGGGCGCCCGCGGAGCCGCTCTTGAACGAGGCCCCGGACGCGGAGGGGCGCAACGCGGCGAACTCCATCGTGCTGCGCCTGACGTACGCCGACACGTCGGTCGTCTTCGCGGGCGGCGCGCGCGGGGAGACGGAGGCGCGGCTGCTGGAGCGCGGGCTGCTGTCGTCCGCCACGCTGCTGAAGGTCGCCTCGCCCGGCGTGGAGGGGGCGAACTCGCAGGCGTACCTGGAGGAGCTGCGGCCCCAGGCGGCGGTGATCAGCGGGGATGACAGCCTGGGCAAGAGCCCGAAGGTGAAGGAACTCCTCGCGCGGCTGCGCGGCGTGGATGCGCGGGCCTTCCGCACGGACGTGAACGGAGAGGTGCACGCGGTGAGCGACGGCAAGCAGTTCGAGCTGTCGCTCCAGCGTCCGACACCGGGGGAGCCCGGCGGCACGCGGCGCGTCTTCCCGGGGTTGGATCCGCGTCCGGCGCTGGTGCGGACGGCGAAGCCCGCGCCCGTGGTGAAGCCGGCGCCCACCGAACCGCCGCCCGCCATCCGGACGGAGCCCGCGCGGGTCGCTGAGGCACCGCGCGACAGCAAGGCCCGGGTCAGCAACGTGACGGACGTGGATGACCTGCCGGTCGCGCGCAAGGGCACGCGGACGGTGGAGGCCCCTCCGAAGGCGGTGCGCTCGTCCTCCAGCGCGTCCATGACGGGCAGCTACATGGCGAGCAAGAACAAGCGCATCTTCCACAAGTCCACCTGCCGGAGCGTGAGGCTCATCAAGGATGAGAACCTGCTCACGTGGAGCACGCGTGACGCAGCGCTGAAGTCGGGCCGCGAGCCCGCGGGAGACTGCCACCCGTGA
- a CDS encoding DUF3006 domain-containing protein: MTKKKTKARSRATVDRIEDDVAVLVVDGQQVTRALDTLPPGVREGDVVDLETGTVDAEATESLRAEVRAAREQAMRGKKPPAGDFDL; the protein is encoded by the coding sequence GTGACGAAGAAGAAGACGAAGGCCCGGTCCAGGGCGACGGTGGACCGCATCGAGGACGACGTCGCCGTGCTGGTGGTGGATGGCCAACAGGTGACCCGCGCGCTGGACACCCTGCCCCCCGGCGTGCGCGAAGGGGACGTCGTGGACCTGGAGACGGGGACGGTGGACGCCGAAGCCACCGAGTCCCTGCGCGCCGAAGTCCGCGCCGCGAGGGAACAGGCGATGCGCGGCAAGAAGCCGCCCGCGGGCGACTTCGACCTCTGA
- a CDS encoding GYF domain-containing protein: MNFTCDNCQKRYSIADEKVRGKTVKVRCKNCQNVITVEGPAEEESTRVVSLADVERIRAQERSLAGGGAAAPAPAPAPAPVAAVAAPAPLAKPPASAPQTPWDDEPTRTAPPRQTAGAPWFVMVRNKQEGPLDETAVAEWMAAGTISARSFFWRQGMPDWKRGSDIPELAALLAPAAAPEPPPPPPEPPPAVAAPPPRAAPARREPEPQQPFYAENEPAPSEDDNNGDFERDGDEDDGTLYGNNRAAPAPVPTPAPRRAVAPPVDEAPAASGAPLNELFSDLDLPGNRGEGSDEEDPGQDETREDPRNDEEEEDARQDSKAARKRPVVPARRGSPLKVVALVLLLLIVLPVVALFGLSAAGMLPPALADMVNQVTGKAPARAPAPRQAAPAPTGATEPVAPPPAAEPATPPQGAAGGEATAPAEGSTP, translated from the coding sequence TTGAACTTCACCTGCGACAATTGCCAGAAGCGGTACTCCATTGCGGACGAGAAGGTCCGCGGCAAGACGGTCAAGGTCCGCTGCAAGAACTGCCAGAACGTCATCACCGTGGAAGGGCCCGCCGAGGAGGAGAGCACCCGCGTGGTGTCGCTCGCCGACGTGGAGCGCATCCGGGCCCAGGAGCGTTCGCTGGCGGGAGGTGGCGCCGCCGCGCCCGCGCCTGCGCCCGCTCCGGCACCGGTGGCCGCCGTGGCAGCTCCTGCTCCCCTGGCCAAACCTCCTGCGTCGGCCCCCCAGACGCCCTGGGACGATGAGCCCACGCGCACCGCGCCTCCCCGCCAGACGGCCGGGGCACCGTGGTTCGTGATGGTGCGCAACAAGCAGGAGGGCCCGCTGGACGAGACGGCCGTGGCCGAGTGGATGGCCGCGGGCACCATCAGCGCGCGCAGCTTCTTCTGGCGTCAGGGCATGCCGGACTGGAAGCGCGGCTCGGACATCCCGGAGCTGGCCGCGCTGCTCGCGCCCGCCGCGGCGCCAGAGCCTCCGCCTCCGCCTCCGGAGCCGCCGCCCGCGGTCGCCGCGCCGCCTCCGCGCGCAGCCCCCGCCCGCCGCGAGCCGGAGCCCCAGCAGCCCTTCTACGCGGAGAACGAGCCCGCCCCGTCCGAGGACGACAACAACGGCGACTTCGAGCGCGATGGCGACGAGGACGACGGCACGCTCTACGGCAACAACCGCGCGGCGCCCGCCCCGGTGCCCACGCCCGCCCCGCGGCGCGCGGTGGCTCCGCCCGTGGACGAGGCGCCCGCGGCGAGCGGCGCGCCCCTCAACGAGCTGTTCTCCGACCTGGACCTGCCCGGCAACCGGGGCGAAGGCTCGGACGAAGAGGATCCCGGCCAGGACGAGACGCGCGAAGACCCTCGCAACGACGAGGAGGAAGAGGACGCGCGCCAGGACTCGAAGGCCGCGCGCAAGCGTCCGGTGGTGCCGGCCCGCCGAGGCAGCCCGCTGAAGGTGGTGGCGCTGGTGCTGTTGCTGCTCATCGTCCTGCCGGTGGTGGCGCTGTTCGGCCTGTCCGCGGCGGGCATGCTGCCGCCCGCCCTCGCGGACATGGTCAACCAGGTGACCGGCAAGGCTCCGGCCCGGGCCCCGGCCCCGCGTCAGGCCGCTCCCGCTCCTACGGGCGCCACCGAACCGGTGGCGCCTCCTCCGGCCGCCGAGCCCGCGACGCCTCCGCAGGGCGCCGCGGGTGGTGAGGCCACGGCTCCGGCGGAAGGTTCCACGCCGTAG
- a CDS encoding TIGR02300 family protein, whose product MPAKDLGTKHTCFKCGTKFYDMKKPDPICPKCGADQRENVVAKPAEGRRGRLAAAPKVIEPEPEETPAAEEDEENLDSFSDDEDAEPGAESSDDDDL is encoded by the coding sequence ATGCCGGCGAAGGATCTCGGGACCAAGCACACGTGCTTCAAGTGCGGGACGAAGTTCTACGACATGAAGAAGCCGGACCCCATCTGCCCCAAGTGCGGGGCGGATCAGCGGGAGAACGTGGTCGCCAAGCCCGCCGAGGGCCGGCGTGGCCGCCTGGCCGCCGCTCCGAAGGTCATCGAGCCCGAGCCCGAGGAGACGCCCGCGGCCGAGGAGGACGAGGAGAACCTCGACTCCTTCAGCGATGACGAGGACGCCGAGCCCGGCGCCGAGTCTTCCGACGACGACGACCTGTAG